One region of uncultured Sulfurimonas sp. genomic DNA includes:
- a CDS encoding pyridoxal phosphate-dependent aminotransferase: MSYNFNKSANREDSNAEKYTLRKTLFGTDDVLPVWVADMDIDTPDFVLDAVKKRLEHPVVGYEEVPSSAFEAQIEWMKKRHNVEFKLEDMIYSHSVVASMNLAIEAFSNVGDKVIVQTPVYPPFFHSVKRCERELLTNPLKQDADGKYVFDIQDLKSKIDEKTKLLLLCSPHNPVGRVWSKAELQEILEVCLKHNIVVFSDEIHSDLVYAPNKHIPFVTLSEDARDITITAIGVGKTFNMAGFAMSSVAIPNKKLREKFLKSYKRVHFAEGSVLSHVAFESSYREGDKWLEDLKEHLYSNYKMLQELCEKYNEHIKVIPIEATYLAWLDCRGMNLSVKKLREFFIQDAKLGLNAGLSFGREGSGFMRLNFAVSTQKMHEIIKRLDNALWIKYRK, encoded by the coding sequence TTGAGTTATAACTTTAATAAGTCTGCAAATAGAGAAGATTCAAATGCAGAAAAATATACCCTTAGAAAAACTCTTTTTGGTACAGATGATGTTTTGCCAGTTTGGGTTGCGGATATGGATATAGATACTCCTGATTTTGTTTTAGATGCAGTTAAAAAAAGGCTTGAGCATCCAGTGGTTGGATATGAAGAAGTTCCCTCAAGTGCTTTTGAAGCTCAGATAGAGTGGATGAAAAAGAGACACAATGTTGAGTTTAAACTTGAAGATATGATTTACTCTCACTCTGTGGTTGCATCTATGAATTTAGCTATTGAGGCTTTTAGTAATGTTGGCGATAAAGTTATAGTTCAAACTCCTGTCTATCCTCCATTTTTTCATAGTGTAAAGCGTTGCGAGAGAGAGCTTTTAACAAACCCTTTAAAACAAGATGCAGATGGAAAATATGTTTTTGATATCCAAGATTTAAAGTCCAAAATAGATGAAAAAACAAAACTTTTACTTCTGTGTTCACCTCATAATCCAGTTGGAAGAGTTTGGAGTAAAGCAGAGTTGCAAGAGATTTTAGAAGTTTGTCTAAAGCATAATATAGTCGTTTTTAGCGATGAGATTCACTCTGATTTGGTTTATGCTCCAAACAAACACATACCTTTTGTAACTCTAAGTGAAGATGCTAGAGATATAACTATAACTGCCATAGGAGTTGGTAAAACTTTTAATATGGCTGGATTTGCAATGAGTAGCGTAGCTATACCAAACAAAAAGTTAAGAGAAAAGTTTTTAAAATCTTATAAGCGTGTTCATTTTGCAGAGGGTTCAGTTCTTAGTCATGTAGCTTTTGAGAGTTCTTATAGAGAGGGAGATAAGTGGCTTGAGGATTTAAAAGAGCATCTATATAGCAACTATAAAATGCTTCAAGAACTTTGTGAAAAATATAATGAGCACATAAAAGTTATACCAATAGAAGCTACTTATTTGGCTTGGTTGGATTGTAGAGGGATGAATTTGAGTGTTAAAAAATTAAGAGAGTTTTTCATCCAAGATGCAAAACTAGGCTTAAATGCTGGTCTTAGTTTTGGTAGAGAGGGCAGTGGTTTTATGAGGTTGAATTTTGCAGTATCAACTCAAAAAATGCATGAAATAATTAAGCGTTTAGACAATGCGCTTTGGATAAAATATCGTAAATAA
- the ovoA gene encoding 5-histidylcysteine sulfoxide synthase, whose protein sequence is MSNLSIYPITLNGNDIQKKRQEIREYFHNTYTLYEKVFEVLKDDSVFYKKSELTRHPMIFYFGHTATFFVNKLVNMKVIKNRVDASFESIFAVGVDEMAWDDVDSKNYAWPSVDEVREYRAKVRELVDGLIMTMPLTLPIKSDSDMWVILMGIEHERIHIETSLVLHRQMPLEFVKEVSEFKPCSHSSDAPKNEMVSVASEYVELGKNTSHHLYGWDNEYGTYGEDVGEFKASKYLVSNGEFMEFVKDGGYINEDLWDEEGLLFLQKSQAIHPVFWVLEDGEYKYRTLSKLMEMPLDWPVDVNALEAEAFCRYKSQKDGVTYTLPSEAEYRAIYNQSGLQDLPEFHESRANLNFYHFASSCPVNEFSFSMKNKNSIYDVVGNVWQWSRTPIRGFAGFEVHPAYDDFSTPTFDDKHALILGSSWASSGNLIMKHSRYAFRKHFPQNAGFRYVITQNKQASDADIYESDELVSQYCEFQYGDAHFGVKNFAIECAKIASKFATNKTKALDLGCATGRASFELAKVFDEVEGIDFSVRFVQVGAKLKDAGFVAFSSKEEGELSIKKKVSIEELGYENLRKKVSFWQGDACNLKPNFNSYDLVMATNLIDRLYNPKLFLDTIDARVNDEGILILTSPYTWQESSTPKDMWLGGFIDANGDEVKTLDSLKDILDAKFELIHIQNLEFVIKETARKYQHSISQVSVWKKR, encoded by the coding sequence TTGAGTAATCTTAGTATCTATCCCATAACGCTTAATGGAAATGACATTCAAAAAAAACGACAAGAGATAAGAGAGTATTTTCACAACACATACACTCTTTATGAAAAAGTTTTTGAGGTTTTAAAAGATGACTCTGTTTTTTATAAGAAGTCAGAACTTACTCGTCATCCTATGATATTTTACTTTGGTCATACCGCTACTTTTTTTGTAAATAAACTTGTAAATATGAAAGTGATAAAAAATAGAGTAGATGCTTCTTTTGAGTCTATCTTTGCAGTTGGTGTAGATGAGATGGCTTGGGATGATGTAGATTCTAAAAACTATGCTTGGCCAAGTGTTGATGAGGTTAGGGAGTATAGAGCAAAAGTAAGAGAGTTAGTTGATGGGTTGATTATGACTATGCCTCTAACTCTGCCAATAAAATCAGACTCAGATATGTGGGTCATTCTTATGGGCATAGAACATGAGAGAATTCACATAGAGACTTCTTTAGTCTTACATCGCCAGATGCCATTAGAGTTTGTAAAAGAAGTCAGTGAGTTTAAACCTTGTTCTCACTCCTCAGATGCTCCAAAAAACGAGATGGTAAGTGTAGCATCTGAGTATGTAGAACTTGGAAAAAACACTTCACATCATCTATATGGTTGGGATAATGAGTATGGAACTTATGGCGAAGATGTAGGTGAGTTTAAAGCTTCAAAGTATCTTGTAAGCAATGGCGAGTTTATGGAGTTTGTAAAGGATGGCGGATATATAAATGAAGATTTATGGGATGAAGAGGGTTTGTTGTTTTTGCAAAAATCTCAAGCTATACATCCTGTGTTTTGGGTTTTAGAAGATGGGGAGTATAAGTATAGAACACTTAGTAAGCTTATGGAGATGCCACTTGATTGGCCAGTTGATGTAAATGCACTTGAGGCTGAGGCTTTTTGTAGATACAAAAGTCAAAAAGATGGAGTGACTTATACACTTCCAAGTGAAGCTGAATATAGAGCTATTTACAACCAGTCTGGACTTCAAGATTTGCCAGAGTTTCATGAGAGTAGAGCCAATCTAAACTTTTATCATTTTGCAAGTTCTTGTCCTGTAAATGAGTTTAGTTTTTCTATGAAAAACAAAAATAGCATCTATGATGTGGTAGGAAATGTTTGGCAGTGGAGCAGGACTCCAATAAGAGGTTTTGCTGGTTTTGAAGTGCATCCTGCTTATGATGACTTCTCAACTCCTACTTTTGATGATAAACACGCTCTTATCTTAGGTTCTTCATGGGCAAGTAGCGGAAACTTAATTATGAAACACTCTCGTTATGCTTTTAGAAAACACTTTCCTCAAAATGCAGGTTTTAGATATGTTATCACACAAAATAAACAAGCATCAGATGCAGATATCTATGAGAGCGATGAACTTGTTTCTCAATACTGTGAGTTCCAATATGGAGATGCTCATTTTGGAGTTAAAAACTTTGCTATAGAGTGTGCAAAAATAGCATCTAAATTTGCTACAAATAAAACTAAAGCACTAGATCTTGGATGTGCCACAGGTCGTGCTTCTTTTGAGCTTGCAAAAGTTTTTGATGAGGTAGAGGGGATAGATTTTTCTGTTCGTTTTGTTCAAGTTGGAGCGAAGTTAAAAGATGCTGGTTTTGTGGCATTTAGCTCAAAAGAAGAGGGTGAACTCTCTATAAAGAAAAAAGTTAGCATCGAAGAGTTAGGATATGAAAACTTAAGAAAAAAAGTCTCTTTTTGGCAAGGAGATGCTTGTAACTTAAAACCAAACTTTAACTCTTATGATTTGGTGATGGCTACAAACCTTATAGATAGACTCTACAATCCTAAGTTATTTTTAGACACTATAGATGCAAGAGTAAATGATGAGGGAATTTTAATATTAACCTCTCCATATACTTGGCAAGAAAGCTCAACTCCAAAAGATATGTGGCTTGGTGGTTTTATAGATGCTAATGGGGATGAGGTTAAAACTTTAGACAGTTTAAAAGATATCTTAGATGCTAAGTTTGAACTTATACATATTCAAAATTTAGAGTTTGTTATAAAAGAGACTGCACGAAAATATCAGCATAGCATCTCTCAAGTTAGTGTTTGGAAAAAACGTTGA
- the pgeF gene encoding peptidoglycan editing factor PgeF: MKIYQSKLLKPFKNLTHAFTTKHNGVSKTPYTSLNLAFHVGDNSKDVIKNHKLLASEQNYDIKALIHMKQIHSDIVHIVDANDNFNNPPTCDALITNKTKTPLMVMVADCSPVLFYDDRKKVIAVAHAGRQGAFKNIVQNVINSFKDNYGSDAKDIYVSIGASIGVCCYEVGSEIYEEAKELNLSYAIKKKENSFYLDIAKILNKQLLASGIQEKNIEISRDCSSCKNNKYFSYRADKITGRFAGVIILN; the protein is encoded by the coding sequence ATGAAAATTTATCAAAGTAAACTATTAAAGCCTTTTAAAAACTTAACTCATGCATTTACTACTAAACATAATGGGGTAAGTAAAACTCCTTACACTTCTTTAAATCTTGCTTTTCATGTAGGCGACAACTCTAAAGATGTTATAAAAAACCATAAACTTTTAGCATCTGAGCAAAACTATGACATAAAAGCACTCATTCATATGAAACAAATTCACTCTGATATAGTTCATATAGTAGATGCTAATGATAATTTTAACAATCCTCCAACTTGTGACGCACTTATAACTAACAAAACAAAAACTCCTCTTATGGTTATGGTTGCTGATTGTTCACCTGTGCTTTTTTATGATGATAGAAAAAAAGTGATAGCCGTAGCTCACGCAGGTCGCCAAGGTGCTTTTAAAAATATAGTTCAAAATGTCATTAATTCATTTAAAGATAATTATGGTTCAGATGCAAAAGATATTTATGTAAGTATCGGTGCAAGTATTGGGGTTTGCTGTTATGAGGTTGGAAGTGAAATTTATGAAGAGGCTAAAGAGCTAAATCTGTCTTATGCAATAAAGAAAAAAGAAAATAGTTTTTATCTTGATATCGCTAAAATACTAAATAAACAACTTTTAGCATCTGGTATTCAAGAGAAAAATATAGAGATATCAAGAGATTGTAGTTCTTGTAAAAATAATAAATATTTTTCTTATAGAGCAGATAAAATAACCGGCAGATTTGCTGGAGTAATTATTTTAAATTAG
- the dxs gene encoding 1-deoxy-D-xylulose-5-phosphate synthase gives MNIKQKSIKELEVLCQDIREEILRVVSKNGGHLSSTLGATELIVAMHKVFDSKKDPFIFDVSHQSYAHKLLTDRWEEFDTLRQFGGTCGYTKPSESEHDYFVAGHSSTSISLGVGAAKAIALKGEQDSRIPVIMIGDGSMTAGMVYEALNELGDRKYPMVIILNDNEMSIAKPIGALSRMLSSAMASPFYQKFKKHTENFVDNFGDGAHYIAKRMEESLKLITPGMMFEEMGINYIGPVDGHNLSQLIEIMQMAKKLKQPVIIHAQTLKGKGYDIAEGHEEKWHGVGPFDLSDGTSFKKSSAKSATQIYTQALMHLAKNDEKIVGATAAMPSGTGLSELMEAYPDRFWDVAIAEQHAVTSMAALAKEGFKPFCTIYSTFLQRGYDQVIHDTCLMDLPVVFALDRAGIVGEDGETHQGVFDISFLRAVPNMTLFAPRDEKSFHQALGFAAEYEHPCSLRYPRGSFIEGELPESTPFELGKSQLLLSSENDILFIGYGNGVGRAYETAQLLDVEVSMLDLRFVKPLDKEMLREMAIKHKKWFVFSDSSKMGGVGSAILEFLAQDKILDISLESFEYEDAFITHGNTKLVEKSLGLLPEQLAKKVQKLI, from the coding sequence ATGAATATAAAACAAAAAAGTATAAAAGAACTTGAGGTTCTTTGCCAAGATATAAGAGAAGAAATTTTAAGAGTAGTTAGTAAAAATGGTGGACATTTAAGTTCAACACTTGGTGCTACAGAACTGATAGTAGCGATGCATAAGGTATTTGATTCTAAAAAAGACCCTTTTATCTTTGATGTTTCACATCAATCTTATGCGCATAAACTTTTAACAGATAGATGGGAAGAGTTTGATACTCTGCGTCAATTTGGTGGAACTTGTGGTTATACAAAACCTAGTGAATCCGAACATGATTATTTTGTAGCTGGACATAGCTCTACTTCCATATCTTTAGGAGTAGGAGCTGCAAAAGCCATCGCTTTAAAAGGTGAACAAGATTCAAGAATTCCTGTTATTATGATAGGTGATGGTTCTATGACAGCTGGTATGGTTTATGAAGCTCTAAATGAACTTGGCGATAGAAAGTATCCAATGGTTATTATACTTAATGACAATGAAATGAGTATTGCAAAACCAATAGGTGCTTTGAGTAGAATGCTTAGCTCTGCCATGGCATCTCCATTTTATCAAAAGTTTAAAAAACATACTGAAAACTTTGTAGATAACTTTGGTGATGGTGCTCACTATATTGCTAAAAGAATGGAAGAGAGCCTTAAGCTTATAACTCCTGGTATGATGTTTGAAGAGATGGGTATAAACTATATTGGACCTGTGGATGGTCACAATCTTTCTCAGCTTATAGAAATTATGCAGATGGCAAAAAAGCTTAAACAGCCTGTAATTATTCATGCTCAAACTCTTAAGGGAAAAGGCTATGATATAGCAGAAGGTCATGAAGAAAAGTGGCATGGTGTTGGTCCGTTTGACCTTAGCGATGGAACAAGTTTTAAAAAATCATCTGCAAAAAGTGCTACTCAGATATATACTCAAGCACTAATGCATCTAGCAAAAAATGATGAAAAAATAGTTGGAGCTACGGCAGCTATGCCAAGTGGAACAGGTCTTAGTGAGTTAATGGAAGCTTATCCAGATAGATTTTGGGATGTGGCTATTGCTGAACAACATGCTGTAACTTCTATGGCGGCATTAGCAAAAGAGGGATTTAAACCATTTTGTACAATTTATTCAACATTTTTGCAACGTGGGTATGATCAAGTTATTCATGATACTTGTTTGATGGATTTGCCTGTTGTTTTTGCACTTGATAGGGCTGGAATCGTTGGAGAAGATGGAGAGACTCATCAGGGTGTTTTTGATATAAGTTTTTTAAGAGCTGTGCCAAATATGACACTCTTTGCTCCAAGAGATGAAAAGTCATTTCATCAAGCTCTTGGTTTTGCAGCTGAGTATGAGCATCCATGTTCTCTTCGCTATCCAAGAGGATCTTTTATAGAGGGTGAACTTCCTGAATCAACTCCTTTTGAACTAGGTAAATCTCAACTACTTTTATCAAGTGAAAATGACATACTTTTTATTGGCTATGGAAATGGTGTCGGACGTGCGTATGAAACAGCGCAACTTTTAGATGTGGAAGTTAGCATGCTTGATTTAAGATTTGTAAAACCACTTGATAAAGAGATGCTACGAGAGATGGCAATTAAACATAAAAAATGGTTCGTATTTAGCGATAGTTCTAAAATGGGTGGTGTAGGTTCTGCTATTTTAGAATTTTTAGCTCAGGATAAAATTTTAGATATTTCATTGGAGAGTTTTGAATATGAAGATGCATTTATAACTCATGGAAATACAAAACTTGTAGAAAAATCACTTGGTCTTTTACCAGAACAATTAGCAAAAAAAGTACAAAAGCTAATTTAA
- the fliH gene encoding flagellar assembly protein FliH, with product MATVISNSRLIQHSIDKYNFKVLAMGSTNDKELSKEAPARENTESRTETKAGRRESDIDATSISQSSKDSLIESLMKKTDEMSSNFIKLQMKLESMSEEHIKELEKVKLEAFNDGVASAKEQALKDEKSNITNSLTLFSDSVMKLENCASDYEKALEGIKNELVSAAVDISKEVINIELKESSSAIAEVLSRELIKELQSASKITLKVNPKNHGEISQKLGSLEHVNIVSDSAVSEGGVIAISDAGNIDAQISKRFERVKRAALSE from the coding sequence ATGGCAACGGTAATATCTAACAGTAGGCTTATTCAACATAGTATAGATAAGTATAATTTTAAAGTTTTGGCTATGGGTAGCACAAATGATAAAGAACTTTCTAAAGAAGCACCTGCTAGAGAAAATACTGAATCTCGCACAGAAACCAAAGCAGGTAGAAGAGAGAGTGATATAGATGCTACTTCTATAAGTCAAAGTTCAAAAGACTCTTTGATAGAGTCATTAATGAAAAAAACTGATGAGATGTCATCGAACTTTATTAAGCTTCAAATGAAGTTAGAGAGCATGAGTGAAGAACATATTAAAGAGTTGGAAAAAGTTAAGCTTGAAGCTTTTAATGATGGTGTGGCATCTGCTAAAGAGCAAGCACTAAAAGATGAAAAGTCAAATATAACAAATAGTTTAACTCTTTTTAGTGACTCGGTTATGAAGCTAGAAAATTGTGCAAGTGATTATGAAAAAGCACTTGAGGGTATTAAAAATGAGTTAGTCAGTGCTGCGGTTGATATCTCAAAAGAAGTTATAAATATTGAGTTAAAAGAGAGTTCCTCAGCTATCGCAGAAGTTTTATCAAGAGAACTTATAAAAGAATTACAAAGTGCATCAAAAATAACACTAAAAGTAAACCCTAAAAATCATGGTGAAATTTCTCAAAAACTAGGTTCATTAGAACATGTAAACATTGTTTCAGATAGTGCTGTAAGTGAGGGTGGTGTTATAGCCATCAGTGATGCAGGAAATATAGATGCACAAATTTCAAAAAGATTTGAAAGAGTAAAAAGAGCAGCTTTAAGTGAATAA
- the fliG gene encoding flagellar motor switch protein FliG produces the protein MNLNPAQQASFDEMSMAEKIAILLMQLGEESTAAIFSNMSVDAITEVSKYIAGNRSVEKAVATAILEEFHAIFQSGQFLTTGGMEYARELLYRTLGPEEAKKVLEKLSKSMQNTQNFAYLSKIKPQQLSDFIVNEHPQTIALILAHMDATEAADTLQFFPDDLRSEVAMRMAKLGDISPSVIKRVSAVLESKLESLASYKVEVGGPRAVADIFNRLGAKSAKATLSQVEQVDEELATLIKEMMFTFEDIVTLDKGAITEILKTVDKKELMLALKSAPEELKEKFFSAMSERAKEAFDEEMQFLGAVKMKDVETSQRKIVEVVNGLAEAGTIQMGSSDEMVE, from the coding sequence ATGAATTTAAATCCAGCACAACAAGCTTCTTTTGATGAAATGAGCATGGCAGAAAAAATCGCTATTTTACTTATGCAACTTGGTGAAGAGTCCACAGCGGCCATTTTTTCAAATATGAGCGTAGATGCTATAACTGAAGTTTCTAAATATATAGCAGGAAATAGAAGTGTTGAAAAAGCTGTAGCTACTGCAATACTAGAAGAGTTTCATGCTATTTTTCAATCTGGTCAATTTCTTACTACTGGTGGTATGGAGTATGCAAGAGAGTTGCTCTATAGAACTTTAGGACCAGAAGAAGCTAAAAAAGTTTTAGAAAAGTTATCAAAAAGTATGCAAAACACTCAAAATTTTGCATATCTTTCAAAAATCAAACCACAGCAACTATCAGACTTTATTGTTAATGAACATCCACAAACTATTGCGCTTATATTGGCACATATGGATGCTACCGAAGCAGCAGATACTCTACAGTTTTTCCCTGATGACCTTCGCTCAGAAGTTGCTATGAGAATGGCTAAACTTGGAGACATTTCTCCTTCAGTTATAAAAAGAGTATCGGCAGTCTTAGAATCTAAGTTAGAGTCTCTTGCTTCATATAAAGTTGAAGTTGGTGGGCCTCGTGCTGTTGCAGATATCTTTAATCGACTTGGCGCTAAAAGTGCAAAAGCTACTCTATCTCAAGTTGAACAAGTTGATGAAGAATTAGCAACTCTTATTAAAGAGATGATGTTTACTTTTGAAGATATAGTGACTTTAGATAAAGGTGCAATTACTGAAATTTTAAAAACAGTAGACAAAAAAGAACTTATGCTTGCACTAAAAAGTGCCCCTGAAGAACTTAAAGAGAAGTTCTTCTCTGCAATGAGTGAAAGAGCCAAAGAAGCATTTGATGAAGAGATGCAGTTTCTTGGTGCTGTTAAAATGAAAGATGTTGAAACTTCTCAAAGAAAAATTGTTGAAGTTGTTAATGGACTTGCTGAAGCTGGAACTATTCAAATGGGTTCAAGTGATGAGATGGTAGAGTAA
- the fliF gene encoding flagellar basal-body MS-ring/collar protein FliF, with amino-acid sequence MDFKVLFSQLVVLYTKLTSQQRIIIATAIVGIVAFLIFLVVYTSKKSTDDNYEILFNSLSSEDAAKIVDQLEKDGIKYKLEDNNIIKVPKDVVYKERITIASMGIPKNSGVGFELFDTQEFGATSFDQNVKYLRALEGELSRTINALIPIESASVSLALPKDTLFVSKQVDPSASVMVQMVEGKRLSPKQIRGIKNLVAAAVSKMKPENVMLVDSDGETLGDEDEMAQMSELSAVQQKFKNKEEKKRQAKIMQVISPFVGGNEKVVAQVTIDFDFSIKNSTSETFDPENVVRSEQVSEEKREGGAPAEIGGVPGTVSNIGPVQGLKNNQTSEKYEKNTGTTNYEVGKTVSTTKSQFARIKKISAAVIVDGKYKYKLNDDGSNGDTLEYEALQESDLDALASLVSRSIGIDEARGDQVSVKNLQFKRDNTPIEVDGVSQAVTFSQTYLAPFSGVFKYIFVLILLLILYKKVISPFALRMLEVSKEDETLERPALDLDDDEEEDLVEKVQAMRKKVESQLGVGDGFNEDELKHEVLLEKVRTMAEDAPEEIAALLQSLLSEEEDGHRKEGNK; translated from the coding sequence ATGGATTTTAAAGTACTTTTTTCTCAGTTAGTTGTTCTTTATACTAAACTAACTTCACAACAAAGAATTATTATTGCTACGGCTATAGTTGGTATAGTGGCATTTTTAATTTTTTTGGTTGTATATACATCTAAAAAAAGTACAGATGATAATTATGAAATCCTTTTTAACTCCCTAAGCTCCGAAGATGCAGCCAAAATTGTTGATCAATTAGAAAAAGATGGAATTAAATATAAGCTAGAAGATAACAACATAATAAAAGTACCAAAAGATGTTGTTTATAAAGAGCGTATAACCATAGCATCTATGGGTATTCCTAAAAATAGTGGTGTTGGTTTTGAACTCTTTGACACGCAAGAGTTTGGAGCTACGAGTTTTGATCAAAATGTTAAATATCTCCGTGCCTTAGAAGGTGAACTATCACGTACAATTAACGCTCTTATTCCAATAGAGTCTGCAAGTGTTAGTCTTGCTCTTCCAAAAGATACGCTTTTTGTGTCTAAACAAGTAGATCCAAGTGCTTCAGTAATGGTTCAAATGGTTGAGGGTAAGAGACTCTCTCCTAAACAAATTAGAGGTATTAAAAATTTAGTAGCTGCCGCAGTTTCAAAGATGAAACCAGAGAATGTTATGCTCGTGGATTCAGATGGGGAAACTTTGGGTGATGAAGATGAGATGGCTCAAATGAGTGAGCTATCTGCTGTTCAGCAAAAGTTTAAAAATAAAGAAGAGAAAAAAAGACAAGCAAAGATAATGCAAGTTATATCTCCATTTGTCGGAGGAAATGAAAAAGTAGTAGCTCAAGTTACTATTGATTTTGATTTTTCTATTAAAAACTCTACTTCTGAGACATTTGATCCTGAGAATGTTGTTAGAAGCGAGCAAGTTAGTGAAGAAAAAAGAGAGGGCGGTGCTCCTGCTGAGATTGGAGGAGTTCCTGGGACTGTCAGCAATATTGGTCCTGTTCAAGGTCTTAAAAACAATCAAACTAGTGAAAAATATGAAAAAAACACAGGTACCACTAACTATGAAGTAGGTAAAACTGTATCTACTACAAAGAGCCAGTTTGCTAGAATAAAAAAAATTAGTGCAGCTGTTATTGTTGATGGTAAGTACAAGTATAAATTAAATGATGATGGTAGCAATGGTGACACTCTTGAATATGAAGCATTGCAAGAGAGTGATTTAGATGCTCTTGCTTCACTTGTTAGCAGATCAATAGGTATAGATGAAGCTAGAGGTGATCAAGTTAGCGTTAAAAATCTTCAATTTAAAAGAGATAATACACCTATTGAGGTTGATGGCGTGTCTCAAGCAGTAACATTTAGTCAAACTTATTTAGCGCCATTTTCTGGAGTATTTAAATATATCTTTGTTCTTATCTTACTTCTTATTCTTTACAAAAAAGTTATATCTCCATTTGCGCTTAGAATGCTTGAAGTATCTAAAGAAGATGAAACTCTTGAGCGACCTGCGCTTGATTTAGATGATGATGAAGAAGAAGATTTAGTAGAAAAAGTTCAGGCAATGCGTAAAAAAGTTGAGAGTCAACTTGGTGTTGGAGATGGCTTTAATGAAGATGAACTCAAACATGAAGTTTTACTAGAAAAAGTCAGAACTATGGCAGAAGATGCTCCAGAAGAGATAGCGGCACTTCTTCAATCTCTTTTATCAGAAGAAGAAGATGGACATAGAAAAGAGGGTAATAAATAA
- the hisC gene encoding histidinol-phosphate transaminase, with protein MNFNEKMKDIKNYEAGKPIELVVREFGIESKDIVKLASNENPNGCSTKVKDAVSKIISKMSLYPDDSMMALKNALSSRFDVGYENVIIGSGSDQVIEFLIHAKANSESKILMNSITFAMYEIYAKHVGAEILRTASQEHDLDEFYEIYKKEKPSIIFLCTPNNPTGDAIDAVKLFDFLKKIDSDTLVVVDGAYMEYALVKDASKEVKPKDLINEFDNVIYLGTFSKAYGLGGMRVGYGVAEAKIIKELYKLRPPFNVTTLSLEAATVALGDEEFVNNSVVGCFNEMKRYEEFAKEQKIDIINSYTNFVTLCLNSSYKSSQVADLLLRKGMIVRDLSSYNMNAIRVTVGTKEQNSRFFELITEIL; from the coding sequence ATGAACTTTAATGAAAAAATGAAAGATATCAAAAACTATGAGGCTGGAAAGCCTATAGAATTGGTTGTAAGAGAGTTTGGTATAGAGTCTAAAGATATTGTAAAACTAGCAAGTAACGAAAATCCTAATGGTTGTTCTACAAAAGTTAAAGATGCAGTGTCTAAGATAATTTCAAAAATGTCTTTATATCCTGATGATTCTATGATGGCTTTAAAAAATGCACTAAGTTCGAGATTTGATGTAGGCTATGAAAATGTAATTATAGGTTCAGGAAGCGATCAAGTAATAGAATTTTTAATTCATGCAAAAGCAAACTCTGAGTCTAAAATACTTATGAACTCTATAACTTTTGCAATGTATGAAATATATGCAAAGCACGTAGGTGCTGAGATTTTAAGAACAGCATCTCAAGAACATGATTTAGATGAATTTTATGAAATTTACAAAAAAGAAAAACCATCTATAATCTTTTTATGCACACCAAATAATCCAACAGGAGATGCTATAGATGCTGTTAAACTTTTTGATTTTCTTAAAAAGATAGATAGCGATACTTTAGTTGTTGTTGATGGCGCGTATATGGAGTATGCTTTAGTTAAAGATGCATCTAAAGAAGTTAAACCAAAAGATTTAATAAATGAGTTTGATAATGTTATATATCTTGGAACTTTCTCAAAAGCATATGGTCTTGGTGGTATGCGCGTTGGTTATGGTGTTGCAGAAGCTAAAATCATAAAAGAGTTATATAAACTAAGACCTCCTTTTAACGTTACTACTCTTTCACTTGAGGCTGCAACTGTAGCTTTAGGGGATGAAGAATTTGTAAACAATAGTGTAGTTGGTTGTTTTAATGAGATGAAACGCTATGAAGAGTTTGCAAAAGAGCAAAAAATAGATATAATTAACAGCTATACAAATTTCGTTACTTTATGTCTAAATTCTAGCTATAAATCATCCCAAGTTGCAGATCTTCTCTTAAGAAAGGGAATGATAGTTAGAGATCTTAGTAGCTACAACATGAATGCAATAAGAGTAACTGTTGGAACAAAAGAACAAAATAGTCGTTTTTTTGAATTAATAACAGAAATTTTGTAA